The following proteins come from a genomic window of Coffea arabica cultivar ET-39 chromosome 11c, Coffea Arabica ET-39 HiFi, whole genome shotgun sequence:
- the LOC140016858 gene encoding uncharacterized protein — MEALLMRFENQMSLQSNSVAINPRFTQCQQQQQIAAANHGSENTMAPSPFPCRICGSKYATGKYLGDGQWVITCRTCAESAIIKQGGNVNVFGIGCPICICGPNLMLLVDMAGWQI, encoded by the exons ATGGAAGCACTGTTAATGAGGTTCGAGAATCAGATGAGTTTGCAGTCCAACTCGGTCGCAATCAATCCCAGATTTACTCAAtgtcagcagcagcagcagataGCAGCAGCCAACCACGGCAGCGAGAACACCATGGCGCCGTCACCGTTTCCCTGCCGCATATGTGGCTCAAAATACGCCACCGGAAAGTATCTCGGTGACGGTCAGTGGGTCATCACTTGTCGGACTTGTGCGGAGTCCGCAATCATCAAACAAGGTG GCAATGTTAATGTTTTTGGAATTGGCTGCCCGATATGTATTTGTGGCCCAAATCTCATGCTGCTGGTAGATATG GCAGGCTGGCAGATCTGA
- the LOC113719721 gene encoding serine/threonine-protein kinase BRI1-like 2: MEMTISIRLALPLAAILMLVSVLAADQGGFSSIKTDAEALLLFKKMIQKDPSGALSGWQLSKDPCKWNGVTCNLERVTQLDLAQSGLVGQITLAPFASLDMLISLNLSANSLAINSTSLVQLPYGLKQLELSFSKLVGQVPENFFSKHPNLEYVNFAFNNITGSLPENSLLYIDKLQYLDLSYNNLTGSIANIKIETCNSLWHLDLSGNQIQDSLPVSLSNCTALQELSLASNFFSGEIPRSFGELKSLQRLDISQNHLSGWIPPELGNSCASLFELKLSNNNITGSIPTTFGSCSSLQSFDLSNNNLTGPFPDSILQNLGSLETLLLSSNKISGPFPASISNCKKLRVVDFSSNMLSGIIPPDICPGAGALEELKAPDNSLIGGIPPQLSKCSQLKTIDFSINYLNGSIPAELGNLENLEQLIAWYNSLDGSIPAELGKCKKLKDLILNNNYLSGKIPTELFNCGNLEWISLTSNVLTGEIPREFGLLTRLAVLQLANNSLSGQIPMELANCSSLVWLDLNSNRLSGEIPPRLGRQLGAKALSGILSGNTMVFVRNVGNSCRGVGGLLEFAGIRPERLLQVPSLRSCDFTRMYSGPVLSMFTQYQTLEYLDISYNELQGKIPDEFGDMMALQVLVISHNQLSGEIPQTLGQLKNLGVFDASHNRLQGHIPDALENLSFLVQIDLSNNELTGQIPQRGQLSTLPASQYANNPGLCGVPLPVCQYQQPATNSAGDGQKEGRRASAASWANSIVMGVLISIASICILIVWAIAMRARQREADGLKMLSSLQATHAATTWKIDKEKEPLSINVATFQRQLRKLKFSQLIEATNGFSAASLIGSGGFGEVFKATLKDGSNVAIKKLIRLSCQGDREFMAEMETLGKIKHKNLVPLLGYCKVGEERLLVYEFMEYGSLEEMLHGRARARDRRILTWEERKKIARGAAKGLCFLHHNCIPHIIHRDMKSSNVLLDHEMEARVSDFGMARLISALDTHLSVSTLAGTPGYVPPEYYQSFRCTAKGDVYSFGVVLLELLTGKRPTDKEDFGDTNLVGWVKMKVREGKGMEVIDPELLSVTQGTDEAEAEEVKEMVRYLEITLQCVDDFPSKRPNMLQTVAMLRELMPGSANTSNSS, encoded by the coding sequence ATGGAGATGACCATCTCAATACGGCTTGCTCTTCCTCTTGCTGCAATACTGATGTTAGTTTCAGTTTTAGCAGCAGATCAAGGAGGATTTTCATCCATAAAAACAGATGCAGAGGCTCTTTTATTGTTCAAGAAGATGATCCAGAAGGACCCTAGTGGAGCTTTATCAGGTTGGCAGCTTAGTAAAGATCCATGCAAATGGAATGGGgttacttgcaatcttgaaaGAGTAACTCAACTAGATCTTGCCCAATCTGGTCTTGTTGGCCAAATCACTCTGGCTCCTTTTGCTTCTCTGGATATGCTGATATCCCTCAATCTGTCTGCAAATTCTCTTGCTATAAATTCGACATCTTTGGTGCAGCTTCCATATGGATTGAAGCAACTTGAATTATCATTTTCTAAACTTGTAGGTCAAGTTCCCGAAAATTTTTTCTCTAAGCATCCCAATCTCGAGTATGTGAATTTTGCTTTCAACAATATAACTGGTTCTTTACCCGAGAATTCCTTGTTATACATCGATAAATTGCAATATCTTGATCTTTCCTATAATAACCTCACAGGCTCTATtgcaaatatcaaaattgaaaccTGCAATTCATTGTGGCATCTTGACTTGTCCGGGAACCAAATACAGGATTCCCTTCCCGTTTCCTTGTCCAATTGCACAGCTCTTCAAGAGTTGAGTTTAGCAAGCAATTTTTTCAGTGGTGAAATCCCACGATCTTTTGGCGAACTCAAAAGCTTGCAAAGATTAGATATCTCACAGAATCATCTGTCTGGTTGGATACCTCCTGAATTGGGAAATTCTTGTGCCTCCCTCTTTGAGCTTAAGCTGTCTAATAACAACATTACAGGATCAATCCCTACTACTTTTGGATCATGCTCTTCGCTCCAATCATTTGATTTATCCAACAACAACCTGACAGGTCCCTTTCCTGATTCCATCCTCCAGAACTTAGGATCCTTGGAGACATTGTTACTGAGCAGTAACAAGATCTCTGGGCCCTTTCCTGCTTCCATTTCCAACTGCAAGAAATTACGAGTGGTCGACTTCAGCTCCAACATGCTTTCAGGAATCATTCCACCTGATATATGTCCTGGAGCTGGGGCACTTGAAGAGCTGAAAGCACCAGACAATTCACTCATTGGAGGAATTCCACCTCAGTTATCCAAATGCTCACAGCTGAAGACAATAGACTTCAGTATAAATTACCTCAATGGTTCAATACCAGCAGAACTAGGAAATCTTGAGAATCTAGAGCAGCTCATTGCGTGGTACAATAGCTTGGACGGCAGTATACCTGCAGAATTGGGAAAGTGCAAGAAACTCAAGGATCTTATTCTGAATAATAACTATTTGAGTGGCAAAATCCCTACGGAATTGTTCAATTGTGGTAATCTTGAATGGATATCCCTCACAAGCAATGTACTTACCGGTGAGATACCACGAGAATTTGGCCTTTTGACTAGGTTGGCAGTTTTGCAACTTGCAAATAATAGTTTGAGTGGTCAGATCCCGATGGAGTTGGCAAACTGCAGCAGCTTGGTTTGGCTTGACTTGAACAGCAATCGCCTTAGTGGTGAGATCCCACCTCGACTTGGAAGACAGCTTGGAGCAAAAGCACTGAGTGGAATACTCTCGGGAAACACAATGGTGTTTGTCCGAAATGTTGGGAACTCCTGCAGAGGAGTTGGAGGATTACTCGAGTTTGCAGGAATCCGCCCTGAAAGGCTATTACAGGTTCCATCCCTGAGAAGTTGTGATTTCACAAGAATGTATTCCGGTCCAGTTTTAAGCATGTTTACTCAATATCAGACTCTGGAATATCTAGATATCTCATACAATGAGCTTCAGGGGAAAATTCCAGATGAATTTGGGGACATGATGGCTTTGCAAGTCCTTGTTATATCACATAACCAGCTATCTGGTGAGATACCTCAGACACTTGGCCAGCTGAAGAATCTGGGAGTGTTTGATGCATCACATAATAGACTGCAGGGCCATATTCCAGACGCTTTGGAgaatctttctttccttgtGCAAATTGACCTGTCCAACAACGAGTTAACTGGGCAAATTCCACAAAGGGGACAACTAAGTACGCTTCCAGCAAGCCAGTATGCAAATAATCCTGGGCTATGTGGGGTTCCTTTGCCTGTGTGCCAATACCAGCAACCTGCAACAAATTCAGCTGGAGATGGTCAAAAGGAAGGCCGAAGAGCTTCAGCTGCATCATGGGCTAACAGCATTGTAATGGGGGTGCTTATCTCCATTGCTTCTATCTGCATTTTAATTGTGTGGGCAATTGCAATGCGTGCAAGGCAGAGGGAGGCagatggactgaaaatgcttagTAGTCTGCAAGCAACTCATGCTGCCACGACCTGGAAAATTGACAAGGAGAAAGAGcctttgagcatcaatgtagcAACCTTTCAGCGGCAGCTTAGGAAGCTCAAGTTCTCTCAATTAATTGAGGCTACCAATGGTTTTTCGGCAGCAAGCCTCATTGGCTCTGGAGGATTTGGAGAAGTTTTCAAGGCAACTTTGAAAGATGGATCAAATGTTGCTATCAAGAAGCTCATACGCCTGAGCTGCCAGGGTGACCGAGAATTCATGGCTGAGATGGAGACCTTGGGCAAGATCAAGCACAAGAATCTAGTACCCCTGCTGGGATACTGCAAGGTTGGTGAAGAAAGGCTACTGGTCTATGAGTTCATGGAATATGGAAGTCTTGAAGAAATGCTGCATGGAAGAGCAAGAGCACGTGATAGGAGAATTTTAACTtgggaagaaaggaaaaaaattgcaaGAGGAGCAGCCAAAGGACTTTGCTTTCTCCACCACAATTGCATCCCCCACATAATACATCGAGATATGAAGTCAAGCAACGTACTCTTGGACCATGAAATGGAGGCTAGAGTTTCTGATTTTGGAATGGCAAGGCTCATAAgcgcacttgacactcaccttaGTGTTAGCACATTAGCAGGAACACCTGGATATGTACCACCAGAGTATTATCAAAGCTTCCGGTGCACTGCAAAAGGTGATGTGTATTCATTTGGGGTTGTCCTTTTGGAACTCCTTACTGGGAAAAGGCCAACAGATAAGGAAGATTTTGGAGACACCAACTTAGTAGGTTGGGTGAAAATGAAGGTAAGAGAAGgaaaaggaatggaagtaaTAGATCCAGAATTACTTTCAGTGACTCAAGGAACTGATGAAGCAGAAGCCGAAGAAGTGAAAGAGATGGTGAGATATTTAGAAATTACACTGCAGTGTGTTGATGATTTCCCATCAAAAAGGCCTAATATGCTCCAGACCGTAGCCATGTTGAGAGAGCTTATGCCCGGAAGTGCCAATACAAGCAACAGTTCCTGA